In one Vibrio sp. VB16 genomic region, the following are encoded:
- a CDS encoding SDR family NAD(P)-dependent oxidoreductase has translation MILITGASSGLGAALAKLHSVEEESLTIIGRDKAKLANVCQGLPSNVKALSVDLADAAQVSSLFDSIQRPNMVIHCAGSGYFGAIEHQEPNQIRHLIDNNLLTTIHLLQELVKRYKDESVRVVIVMSTAAQAAKAGESTYCAVKWGVKGLVESVRLELKGKKMKLIGVYPGGMATEFWQTSGKELDTSSFMSADEAASMIKDSLHSTKNGYISDISVNRT, from the coding sequence ATGATTTTAATAACCGGTGCGAGTAGTGGGTTAGGGGCGGCTCTGGCGAAGTTGCATAGTGTTGAAGAAGAATCGTTGACTATCATTGGCCGAGACAAGGCAAAGCTCGCCAATGTTTGTCAAGGTCTACCTTCCAACGTAAAAGCCCTATCTGTGGATCTCGCTGATGCAGCCCAAGTCTCATCGTTGTTTGATTCTATTCAACGGCCTAATATGGTTATTCATTGCGCAGGTAGTGGGTATTTTGGGGCAATTGAACATCAAGAACCCAATCAAATACGCCATTTAATAGACAATAATTTATTAACTACCATTCATCTGCTTCAGGAATTGGTAAAGCGTTACAAAGACGAGAGCGTTCGAGTCGTTATTGTTATGTCTACTGCTGCGCAAGCCGCGAAAGCGGGGGAGTCAACCTACTGTGCGGTGAAATGGGGCGTGAAAGGTTTGGTAGAATCCGTTCGACTGGAACTAAAAGGTAAAAAGATGAAATTGATTGGTGTTTATCCAGGAGGAATGGCGACGGAATTTTGGCAAACAAGTGGAAAAGAACTCGATACATCTTCATTTATGTCGGCTGATGAAGCGGCGAGTATGATCAAAGATAGCCTGCATTCTACAAAGAACGGTTACATTTCGGATATTAGTGTTAATCGAACATAG
- a CDS encoding EAL domain-containing protein produces MPHHENSRFISMFDSAVEGLWIMATDGNVSFYNHTFYQQFELNLDDTHLDDWLALIHPMDKKQFSSRVDHHVEDESSNERVKSQYRVRKKDGSYCWIEATGVMKQDDSGSYMVGNHRDISEQKLLESYIRQLAYFDKISGLPNNDKLKQDISELPHNYILVHIHLDKIKSYINQYGEELIVEMLERVISCMNSFKRQRCEFYRNSLDTFSILIHSAIMEQDLAKMCQQFVTDFRNMSRADGKLFAGEVFVGAYPCIDKSKSAEEVISWAAQTCEYAQRHEPAHWAICNPQVQKKVERFFYIESQIKSVIENGDISIRLQPIVSAKTYQPISFEALARWENGEKGEIYPDEFIPVAERKGFIETLGEAVLEQACMFINSYNVKWKSNLTINVNVSVLQLLDGNFPQRASEIALRCGVNASNVMLELTESVLLDDKYQAMGQIRQLKAFGFNLAMDDFGSGHSSLTGFFRLPFKQLKIDREFALEATKSEEPFSYLKFLNEMNQERGVAVTVEGIESQEMLTIFESANVSSYQGYLFARPMKPNDALMLDDKWNLLKFE; encoded by the coding sequence ATGCCGCACCACGAAAATAGCCGCTTCATCAGCATGTTTGACTCTGCTGTTGAAGGTCTTTGGATTATGGCCACAGATGGAAACGTCTCTTTTTATAATCACACCTTTTACCAGCAATTTGAGCTTAATCTAGATGATACTCATCTAGATGACTGGCTTGCGTTGATCCACCCTATGGATAAAAAACAATTCTCCAGTCGTGTAGACCATCATGTTGAAGATGAGTCGTCCAATGAACGGGTTAAAAGCCAATATCGAGTTCGTAAAAAAGACGGCAGTTACTGCTGGATTGAAGCAACAGGTGTGATGAAGCAGGATGATTCGGGTAGCTATATGGTGGGGAATCATAGAGATATTTCTGAACAAAAATTATTAGAATCCTATATACGTCAACTGGCTTATTTTGACAAAATATCAGGCCTACCTAATAACGATAAGTTAAAGCAGGATATCTCAGAATTACCCCATAATTATATATTGGTTCATATCCATTTGGATAAGATTAAATCCTATATCAATCAATATGGTGAAGAGTTAATAGTGGAAATGCTGGAGCGAGTCATCTCTTGTATGAACTCGTTTAAGAGGCAGCGTTGTGAATTCTACCGAAACTCTCTCGATACATTTTCAATTTTGATACACAGCGCCATTATGGAACAAGATTTGGCTAAAATGTGTCAGCAATTCGTCACTGATTTCCGCAATATGTCGAGGGCTGACGGTAAGCTATTTGCGGGGGAGGTTTTTGTAGGTGCTTATCCATGTATCGATAAAAGTAAATCTGCAGAAGAGGTGATTAGTTGGGCTGCACAAACCTGTGAGTATGCGCAGAGACATGAGCCTGCTCATTGGGCTATCTGTAATCCACAGGTACAGAAAAAAGTTGAGCGTTTCTTCTATATTGAAAGCCAGATAAAAAGTGTAATAGAAAATGGTGATATCTCCATCCGTTTGCAACCCATTGTCAGTGCGAAAACCTATCAACCGATCAGTTTTGAGGCATTAGCAAGATGGGAAAATGGGGAGAAAGGCGAGATATACCCAGACGAGTTTATACCTGTCGCCGAACGCAAAGGCTTCATAGAAACGCTGGGTGAAGCGGTTTTAGAACAAGCATGCATGTTCATAAATAGCTACAATGTTAAATGGAAAAGCAACCTAACTATCAATGTAAACGTGTCGGTATTGCAGCTTTTAGATGGGAACTTCCCTCAGCGAGCATCAGAGATTGCGCTACGCTGTGGTGTAAATGCGTCCAATGTCATGCTCGAGCTTACAGAATCAGTGCTGCTGGATGATAAGTATCAGGCGATGGGTCAAATCAGGCAATTAAAGGCGTTTGGTTTCAATCTTGCAATGGATGATTTTGGTTCGGGTCATAGCTCTTTAACGGGCTTTTTCCGGCTTCCTTTTAAACAGTTAAAGATCGATAGAGAGTTTGCACTTGAAGCGACCAAATCTGAGGAACCTTTCTCTTATCTTAAATTTCTAAATGAGATGAATCAGGAGCGAGGCGTCGCGGTGACCGTTGAAGGTATTGAGTCGCAAGAAATGCTGACAATATTTGAGTCGGCAAATGTGAGCTCTTATCAAGGCTACCTTTTTGCAAGGCCAATGAAGCCGAACGACGCTTTGATGTTGGATGATAAATGGAATCTGCTCAAGTTTGAATAA
- a CDS encoding methyl-accepting chemotaxis protein gives MKNLSFKAKVLALLISIISISVLTSFLSANYYISQYIAQSDTKNIQTQLVLVKDKLVGDIANDVKLAKSSNFSIMEISSTLDATGFKDIIKLSYDLMFNKDGSIDAPELVEKYKSQMTTAGTEAVISDIYFENNVPHLSILVPRGGEGRDLFIIDLTSIQELLSSSSVKGSYVELKDSVGNILFSNKVDGDLIPVENIFDVGGKNWTLTGYIDKGFIQSNTDSLNGSITIALLIAAAIIIPLSIVALNIAFKPIVALRDVITDLANGSGDLTHRLQVYTKDDLGKIADGINKFIENLQRMMIDVSSSSEKINDEIELLEGQADSNQNLLKAHTAEMEMAVTSINEMSSTADAVAESAATAAKQTESTNKEAEQSKVIVQQAVNSVTALVDEVEHTSQTIILMNEDTAQIGQVLNVIGEIAEQTNLLALNAAIEAARAGEHGRGFAVVADEVRALAARTRQSTTEINEMLDKLSSGSSAVVSSMNSTKESCQQTADTTSQVMTSLDLMTDSVVEINDLAAQIATSAEEQSSVTEEINRNMVAIQQMIETLNSNGSETANSTHQLTDSNQQLVGIVSKFKLR, from the coding sequence ATGAAAAATCTATCCTTTAAAGCAAAAGTCCTCGCTTTGCTCATTTCGATAATTTCTATATCGGTGCTAACTTCTTTCTTAAGTGCGAATTACTATATTAGCCAATATATCGCTCAATCTGATACGAAGAATATCCAAACACAACTAGTTTTAGTAAAGGACAAGTTGGTCGGCGATATAGCGAATGATGTGAAATTAGCGAAAAGTTCTAATTTCAGCATTATGGAAATTTCAAGCACCTTGGACGCGACAGGTTTCAAAGACATTATCAAGCTATCTTATGACTTGATGTTTAATAAAGATGGCAGCATTGACGCGCCAGAATTGGTTGAAAAATACAAAAGCCAGATGACGACAGCAGGCACTGAAGCCGTTATTAGTGATATCTACTTTGAGAACAACGTCCCCCACCTTTCCATCCTAGTCCCACGCGGTGGCGAAGGGCGTGACTTATTCATCATCGATCTCACCAGCATTCAAGAGTTACTTTCCTCTTCTTCAGTCAAAGGTAGCTACGTTGAGTTAAAAGATTCTGTTGGTAACATTTTGTTCTCAAACAAGGTGGATGGTGATTTAATTCCTGTAGAAAATATCTTTGATGTGGGTGGCAAGAATTGGACACTCACGGGCTATATAGACAAAGGGTTTATTCAATCCAATACCGACAGCCTAAATGGATCCATTACTATTGCGCTACTCATCGCAGCAGCCATCATTATCCCTTTGAGTATTGTTGCTCTTAATATTGCCTTTAAACCGATTGTTGCGCTCAGAGATGTTATTACAGATTTGGCAAATGGTAGTGGTGACTTGACCCACAGGTTACAAGTTTACACCAAAGACGACCTCGGCAAGATTGCGGATGGTATTAATAAGTTCATTGAAAATCTGCAACGAATGATGATAGATGTTTCCTCTTCAAGTGAAAAGATTAACGATGAAATCGAACTCCTAGAAGGACAAGCTGATTCTAATCAAAATCTACTCAAAGCGCACACTGCAGAAATGGAAATGGCGGTTACTTCGATTAACGAGATGAGTTCAACCGCAGACGCCGTTGCAGAAAGTGCAGCGACAGCAGCCAAACAGACAGAGTCAACCAATAAAGAAGCTGAGCAGTCTAAGGTTATCGTTCAACAAGCCGTCAATAGCGTTACTGCGTTGGTTGATGAAGTTGAACACACGTCTCAAACAATTATATTGATGAATGAAGATACCGCTCAGATTGGTCAGGTATTGAATGTGATTGGTGAAATCGCGGAACAAACTAACCTCTTGGCACTTAACGCAGCCATTGAAGCCGCGCGAGCTGGAGAGCATGGTCGTGGATTTGCTGTCGTCGCTGACGAGGTGCGTGCATTGGCCGCCAGAACTCGACAGAGTACGACCGAAATAAATGAAATGCTTGATAAACTCAGCAGTGGCTCTTCCGCCGTTGTTTCGAGCATGAACTCAACCAAAGAAAGCTGCCAACAAACCGCTGATACAACGTCTCAGGTAATGACCTCTCTCGACCTTATGACCGATTCTGTCGTCGAAATAAACGATCTCGCGGCGCAGATAGCAACGTCTGCTGAAGAACAGAGCTCCGTAACCGAAGAGATAAACCGCAACATGGTTGCGATTCAACAAATGATAGAAACACTAAACAGTAACGGAAGCGAAACCGCAAACAGTACCCATCAACTTACCGATTCAAATCAACAGTTAGTGGGTATAGTGAGCAAGTTTAAGCTTCGTTAA
- a CDS encoding carboxynorspermidine synthase: MSILQIGAGGVGWVIAHKAAQNNDVLGDITLASRTIAKCDKIIDSIKGKNNLKDVTRKLESKAVDADDVDALVALIKEVKPTLVINAGPPWINIAIMEACLQTKVSYLDTSVAVDLCSEGQQVPQAYDGQWAFRDKFKQAGITGILGAGFDPGVVSVFAAYAVKHLFDDIDTIDVMDVNDGDHGKKFATNFDPETNMLEIQGDSFYWEEGNWKQVPCHTRMFEFEFPLVGKHKVYSMAHDEVRSMQEFIPAKRIEFWMGFGDAYLNYFNCMRDIGLLSPDPVTLQDGTVVEPLKVLKAILPDPTSLAPGYTGKTCIGTWVQGNKDGKPRSVFIYNNADHEVAYEDVEHQAISYTTGVPAITAALQYFRGHWAEAGVFNMEQLDPDPFLETMPELGLDWHVQELEVEQPNIQILK; the protein is encoded by the coding sequence ATGTCTATATTACAAATTGGTGCGGGTGGCGTGGGTTGGGTAATTGCACACAAAGCGGCGCAAAATAATGACGTGTTAGGTGATATTACCTTAGCATCGAGAACCATCGCAAAATGCGACAAAATTATTGACTCTATCAAGGGTAAAAATAATCTAAAGGATGTGACGAGAAAACTAGAATCCAAAGCGGTCGATGCTGACGATGTAGACGCTCTTGTTGCGCTAATCAAGGAAGTTAAGCCAACGCTGGTGATTAACGCGGGTCCTCCATGGATAAATATCGCCATTATGGAAGCTTGCCTACAAACTAAGGTCTCTTACCTAGACACCTCCGTTGCTGTCGATCTCTGTTCTGAAGGCCAACAAGTTCCTCAAGCCTATGACGGGCAATGGGCGTTCAGAGACAAATTCAAACAAGCTGGTATCACTGGTATATTGGGTGCGGGCTTTGATCCAGGAGTAGTCAGTGTCTTTGCAGCCTACGCAGTTAAGCATCTATTTGATGATATCGATACCATCGATGTTATGGACGTGAACGATGGCGATCATGGCAAAAAGTTTGCAACTAACTTTGATCCAGAAACCAATATGTTAGAGATTCAAGGCGACTCATTTTATTGGGAAGAAGGTAATTGGAAGCAGGTACCTTGTCACACGCGTATGTTTGAGTTTGAATTTCCGTTAGTAGGAAAACATAAAGTGTATTCAATGGCTCACGATGAAGTTCGTTCTATGCAGGAGTTTATCCCGGCAAAACGAATAGAATTCTGGATGGGTTTTGGTGACGCCTATTTAAATTACTTCAACTGCATGCGAGATATTGGCCTACTGAGCCCGGACCCTGTCACGCTGCAAGATGGAACGGTTGTTGAGCCGCTTAAGGTATTGAAAGCAATATTACCAGACCCAACCTCTTTAGCTCCTGGGTATACAGGTAAAACCTGCATAGGCACCTGGGTGCAAGGTAATAAGGATGGCAAGCCACGTAGCGTGTTTATCTATAACAATGCTGACCATGAAGTAGCGTATGAAGATGTAGAGCATCAGGCCATCTCATATACGACGGGTGTACCAGCCATTACGGCTGCATTGCAATATTTTCGTGGTCATTGGGCCGAAGCGGGTGTATTTAATATGGAGCAACTCGATCCAGACCCATTCTTAGAAACCATGCCAGAACTTGGATTAGATTGGCATGTACAGGAACTTGAGGTCGAGCAACCTAATATCCAGATTCTAAAATAA
- the nspC gene encoding carboxynorspermidine decarboxylase produces the protein MKTEQLPTPYFMINEEALIENLEKARYLKEQSGVKLVLALKCFSTWGVFDLIKPYLDGTTSSGPYEVKLGYETFGGETHAYSVGYSEEDMKEVVPICDKLIFNSQSQLAAYRHIAEGKVSIGLRLNPGVSYAGQDLANPSRRFSRLGVQIDQLTEEVFDCLDGAMFHMNCENKNVDAFITLLDVISSRFGHYLDKLAWVSLGGGIFFTWPGYDIDKLAKALKQFSDKHAVQLYLEPGEAIITKTTDLVVSVVDIIENEKQTAIVDSAAEAHRLDTLIYDEPASIFEADKNGQHKYIIGSCSCLAGDQFCESTFSQPLKIGQRLRIMDSAGYTMVKLNWFNGLKMPSIYCQRSNGEIDKLNEFNYADFKRSLSQWKIN, from the coding sequence ATGAAGACAGAACAACTTCCGACACCGTATTTCATGATCAATGAAGAAGCGTTGATAGAGAACCTAGAGAAAGCTCGTTATTTAAAAGAGCAGTCTGGCGTAAAACTGGTCTTGGCACTCAAGTGTTTCTCTACGTGGGGGGTGTTTGACCTAATCAAGCCTTATCTCGATGGGACGACGAGCAGTGGACCTTATGAGGTAAAGCTTGGTTACGAGACCTTCGGTGGTGAAACCCACGCCTATAGTGTTGGTTATAGCGAAGAAGATATGAAAGAAGTGGTGCCGATATGCGACAAATTAATATTTAACTCTCAATCCCAGTTAGCGGCTTATCGTCATATAGCAGAAGGTAAAGTGTCAATAGGGCTTAGACTAAACCCCGGCGTGAGCTATGCAGGACAAGATTTGGCAAACCCTTCACGGCGTTTTTCCCGTTTAGGGGTTCAGATCGATCAATTAACCGAAGAGGTTTTCGATTGTCTTGATGGGGCAATGTTCCATATGAACTGCGAAAACAAAAACGTTGATGCTTTTATTACATTGTTGGATGTAATATCTTCTCGATTTGGTCACTATCTCGATAAACTGGCGTGGGTGAGTTTGGGTGGCGGCATCTTCTTTACATGGCCGGGTTATGACATCGACAAATTGGCCAAAGCTCTGAAACAATTTTCAGACAAGCATGCGGTTCAGCTTTATCTGGAACCGGGCGAAGCCATTATTACCAAAACGACAGATTTGGTGGTATCAGTAGTGGATATTATTGAGAATGAAAAGCAGACGGCTATTGTCGACTCCGCAGCAGAAGCGCATAGACTCGATACGTTGATTTATGATGAGCCTGCGTCGATATTCGAAGCAGATAAAAATGGACAGCATAAATACATTATCGGTTCTTGTTCATGCCTTGCTGGTGACCAATTCTGTGAATCTACATTTTCGCAGCCGTTAAAAATAGGTCAAAGGTTACGTATTATGGACAGTGCTGGCTATACCATGGTAAAGCTAAATTGGTTTAATGGACTAAAAATGCCATCAATTTACTGCCAGCGCTCAAATGGTGAAATTGATAAATTGAATGAGTTCAATTATGCCGATTTCAAGCGTTCTCTTTCACAATGGAAGATTAACTAG
- a CDS encoding glycine cleavage system protein R: MNKTFIVNFVGKATPSTIKSFAAATHEHGGKWLISKVNFIEDQVAAVIKIDLPVENEDKVKDAIRKDPNLLVKFTDSDTASHNVEEIFQLRLDSNDRAGIVNEITNVLDGQGINILDMDCQRVFIAGGGGVSSSLFTANLSIRLPKEMAIEDVTHELESLSEDTRVILST; this comes from the coding sequence ATGAATAAAACGTTTATTGTCAATTTCGTTGGTAAAGCGACACCGTCTACTATTAAATCGTTTGCGGCCGCCACTCATGAACACGGGGGAAAATGGCTAATCAGTAAAGTTAATTTTATAGAAGACCAAGTTGCTGCGGTCATTAAAATTGACTTGCCGGTAGAAAATGAAGACAAAGTTAAAGACGCCATTAGGAAAGATCCTAATTTACTCGTGAAATTTACCGACAGTGATACCGCATCACACAATGTAGAGGAGATCTTCCAACTGCGGTTAGATTCTAACGATAGAGCTGGCATTGTAAATGAGATTACCAATGTACTCGACGGGCAAGGTATCAACATCCTAGATATGGACTGCCAACGCGTCTTTATTGCTGGTGGAGGCGGCGTAAGCTCTAGTTTATTTACCGCAAACTTGTCTATTCGCTTACCAAAAGAGATGGCCATTGAGGATGTGACTCATGAGCTTGAATCTTTGAGCGAGGATACAAGAGTTATTCTTAGTACGTGA
- a CDS encoding DUF3943 domain-containing protein yields MSRLFAASTTLLMVSSAYSAQYDINQHIEFSYTIDCDNQLSYCIEKDPFVAHSIFSLDADAAKSSTITENEERPLYLTISQEKDWQYLKEQTYTILGLSVATVGLMTLLPESITKWDDDSKSVSNLGQKWKDNVKAGPVWDKDEHILNYIMHPYFGGVYYTAARHSGFDEFESFIYSWTMSTFFWEYGVEAFAEIPSWQDLFITPFFGAMVGEIMFEAEQDIVANGGEVMGSESMGSFSLFFLNPVGHIHYWVTDAWGGEAEFNFVSTPWFGNQDAASFAMDAGASYDYQFVGAELKIKF; encoded by the coding sequence ATGAGCCGTCTATTTGCTGCCTCTACTACGCTTCTTATGGTCTCTAGTGCATACTCAGCTCAGTACGATATCAATCAGCATATCGAATTTTCTTACACTATAGATTGTGACAACCAACTTAGCTACTGTATAGAAAAAGACCCTTTTGTTGCTCATTCGATCTTTTCATTAGATGCCGACGCGGCAAAGTCTTCAACGATAACAGAAAATGAAGAACGACCTCTTTACCTTACTATCAGTCAAGAAAAAGACTGGCAATACCTAAAAGAACAGACATACACCATATTGGGACTAAGTGTGGCTACCGTTGGATTAATGACTCTTTTGCCAGAATCAATCACCAAATGGGATGATGATTCCAAAAGCGTAAGCAACCTTGGCCAAAAATGGAAAGACAATGTAAAGGCTGGCCCTGTCTGGGATAAAGATGAGCATATATTAAACTACATTATGCACCCCTATTTTGGTGGTGTTTACTATACAGCTGCACGCCATTCTGGTTTCGACGAATTTGAATCGTTTATCTATTCTTGGACCATGTCGACATTTTTCTGGGAGTATGGTGTAGAGGCATTTGCAGAAATCCCATCTTGGCAGGATCTGTTTATTACTCCATTTTTCGGCGCTATGGTCGGCGAAATAATGTTTGAAGCCGAACAGGATATCGTTGCTAACGGTGGCGAAGTTATGGGCTCAGAGTCAATGGGTAGCTTTTCTCTTTTTTTCCTAAACCCTGTAGGACATATTCATTATTGGGTGACGGATGCATGGGGTGGCGAAGCAGAATTCAATTTTGTTTCTACACCTTGGTTCGGTAATCAAGATGCCGCCAGTTTCGCAATGGACGCTGGAGCTTCGTACGACTATCAGTTTGTTGGCGCAGAATTAAAAATAAAGTTTTAA
- a CDS encoding CinA family nicotinamide mononucleotide deamidase-related protein, whose amino-acid sequence MLNIAMLSTGEEVLHGDIVDTNAAWLSRRFYEEGFSLSKRSTVGDQKKALVNELISLSLNHDIVIVNGGLGPTTDDLTAEAVAVAAEQELRLFPEWVEVMQAMFARLGRKMHDSNLKQAMLPEKAQIVDNPVGTACGFTLMINDARFFFTPGVPNELKHMVDGEILPYLKTTYPDTSPFEVSRMYTFGLGESGIATHLDKIVLPEGFELGYRSYIPYIEVKLFGPASQPEVRLSLLKIIYAHLGENVVSVDETMLDNIGDLLAESQRRVSVAESATGGYLSSSLQINKKTHDYFKQAWVLNKIDSFDSHEQDPIAAALALAASIREKTGSEIGLAVGGISENKVAVSLSTSSGEWGQWVELSRNYNPQDQAKVIAAILLDMLRRHEENKPIFGNYGFIHRLRELFVPVALL is encoded by the coding sequence ATGCTCAATATTGCTATGCTTAGCACCGGTGAAGAAGTTCTTCACGGTGATATCGTTGACACCAATGCTGCCTGGTTGTCGCGTCGGTTTTATGAAGAGGGCTTTTCCCTTTCTAAAAGAAGCACCGTTGGTGACCAAAAAAAAGCGCTTGTTAATGAACTTATTTCTCTCAGCCTTAATCACGATATCGTTATTGTAAATGGGGGGCTTGGCCCCACGACCGACGATCTTACAGCAGAAGCAGTGGCAGTTGCTGCGGAACAAGAGTTGAGGTTATTCCCTGAATGGGTTGAGGTCATGCAAGCGATGTTTGCGCGTCTTGGTAGAAAGATGCACGACAGCAATCTGAAGCAAGCGATGCTGCCTGAAAAGGCGCAGATTGTGGATAATCCGGTTGGTACTGCTTGTGGTTTTACCTTGATGATCAATGATGCTCGATTTTTCTTTACGCCAGGAGTTCCAAACGAATTAAAACACATGGTCGATGGTGAAATATTGCCGTATTTAAAAACGACGTACCCAGATACGTCACCATTCGAAGTAAGCCGTATGTATACATTTGGCTTAGGTGAATCGGGAATCGCAACACATCTGGATAAAATAGTGCTACCTGAGGGGTTTGAATTGGGTTATCGCTCTTATATTCCCTATATTGAAGTGAAACTCTTTGGGCCTGCAAGTCAGCCCGAAGTCCGATTGAGCTTATTAAAGATAATCTATGCTCACCTTGGCGAGAATGTGGTGAGTGTTGATGAAACAATGTTGGATAACATTGGCGACCTTTTGGCTGAGTCTCAACGACGAGTCTCTGTGGCTGAATCTGCAACCGGTGGCTATCTATCTAGTTCGTTACAGATTAACAAGAAAACGCATGACTATTTTAAACAGGCATGGGTACTAAACAAAATTGATTCTTTTGATAGCCACGAACAAGATCCTATTGCCGCTGCGTTAGCTTTAGCGGCTTCAATTCGTGAAAAAACAGGAAGTGAGATTGGACTGGCCGTTGGGGGAATTAGCGAAAATAAGGTCGCTGTTTCGCTGTCTACTTCCTCTGGAGAGTGGGGCCAATGGGTAGAATTGAGTCGTAACTATAATCCTCAAGATCAAGCGAAAGTGATCGCTGCGATCTTGCTTGACATGCTTCGCAGACATGAAGAGAATAAACCAATCTTCGGCAATTATGGTTTTATTCATCGCCTACGAGAACTCTTTGTCCCTGTAGCATTGCTTTAA
- a CDS encoding 2Fe-2S iron-sulfur cluster-binding protein: protein MFKLNINSLSPILSTTEQTVLEAMESAGLQPEYHCRDGHCGACRCELMEGEVEEVRFKMAYTSAKEILPCISKAKSNLVLTKVNYQIKAKSA from the coding sequence ATGTTTAAACTTAATATCAACTCTCTGTCCCCTATCCTGTCCACAACGGAGCAAACTGTTCTAGAAGCGATGGAATCTGCAGGTTTGCAACCCGAGTACCATTGTCGAGATGGGCACTGCGGTGCATGTCGATGTGAATTAATGGAAGGGGAAGTAGAAGAGGTTCGATTCAAGATGGCTTATACGAGTGCTAAAGAAATTTTGCCCTGCATAAGCAAGGCAAAATCGAATCTTGTATTGACCAAGGTAAACTATCAGATAAAGGCTAAATCAGCCTGA
- the nrdB gene encoding class Ia ribonucleoside-diphosphate reductase subunit beta, whose amino-acid sequence MAYSTFTQIKNDQLKEPMFLGQPVNVARYDQQKFEIFEKLIEKQLSFFWRPEEVDVSSDRIDYNKLPEHEKHIFISNLKYQTLLDSIQGRSPNVALLPLVSLPEVETWIETWSFSETIHSRSYTHIIRNIVNNPSEVFDDIVENEYIQNRAKDISRYYDDLIVLTNDYHRYGEGKHTINGETVVVDLHTLKTKLYLCLMSVNALEAIRFYVSFACSFAFAERELMEGNAKIIKLIARDEALHLTGTQYMINLLRNGQDDFAFVQIAEECKQDCFDLFKAAAEQEKEWAEYLFKDGSMIGLNKDILSQYVEYITNTRMQAVGLDIAYPEATSNPIPWINAWLSSDNVQVAPQEAEISSYLVGQIDNEVDADDFGDFEL is encoded by the coding sequence ATGGCTTACAGTACTTTTACGCAAATTAAGAATGACCAATTAAAGGAACCTATGTTTCTGGGTCAACCGGTAAATGTTGCACGTTACGATCAACAAAAATTTGAAATTTTCGAAAAGTTGATTGAAAAGCAACTTTCATTTTTCTGGCGTCCTGAAGAAGTTGATGTATCCAGCGATCGTATTGATTACAACAAGTTACCTGAACATGAAAAACACATATTCATCAGTAACCTAAAATATCAGACATTACTTGATTCAATACAAGGTCGTAGCCCTAATGTGGCGTTATTGCCCCTTGTCTCTCTGCCAGAAGTTGAGACGTGGATTGAAACATGGTCATTCTCAGAAACGATTCACTCTCGTTCGTATACGCATATCATTCGCAATATCGTCAATAATCCTAGTGAGGTTTTTGATGACATCGTCGAAAATGAATACATTCAAAATCGTGCCAAAGATATCTCACGCTATTACGACGACCTCATCGTCTTGACCAACGACTACCATCGCTACGGAGAAGGTAAACACACCATCAACGGCGAAACCGTTGTGGTTGATTTACACACGTTAAAGACAAAACTGTACCTTTGTTTGATGTCGGTTAACGCACTAGAAGCGATTCGCTTTTACGTAAGCTTTGCCTGCTCTTTCGCGTTCGCCGAACGTGAATTGATGGAAGGTAATGCCAAGATCATCAAATTAATTGCACGCGATGAAGCTCTGCATCTTACTGGTACTCAGTATATGATTAACCTGCTTCGGAATGGTCAAGATGACTTTGCCTTCGTTCAGATTGCAGAGGAGTGTAAACAAGATTGTTTCGACCTATTTAAAGCGGCAGCAGAGCAGGAAAAAGAGTGGGCGGAATATCTATTTAAAGATGGGTCTATGATTGGTTTAAACAAGGATATTTTGTCACAATACGTGGAATACATTACCAATACCCGTATGCAAGCCGTCGGCCTTGATATTGCGTACCCAGAAGCGACATCTAATCCTATTCCTTGGATCAACGCCTGGTTATCATCTGACAATGTTCAGGTCGCACCGCAAGAAGCTGAAATCAGCTCCTATCTAGTCGGCCAAATCGATAATGAAGTCGATGCGGACGATTTCGGAGATTTTGAACTGTAG